One window of the Lentisphaerota bacterium genome contains the following:
- a CDS encoding cold shock domain-containing protein: MAEGTIKKLMDKGFGFIKTGSEKDLFFHSSSLEGVSFNELHEGQKVSYTEGRGPKGPCAESVKVI; the protein is encoded by the coding sequence ATGGCGGAAGGCACCATCAAAAAGCTGATGGACAAGGGTTTCGGATTCATCAAGACGGGGTCCGAAAAAGATCTGTTTTTCCACTCATCGAGCCTCGAAGGTGTCAGTTTCAACGAACTGCATGAAGGGCAGAAGGTGTCCTACACGGAAGGTCGGGGCCCCAAAGGCCCGTGTGCCGAGAGCGTCAAGGTGATCTAG